Proteins from one Mucilaginibacter jinjuensis genomic window:
- a CDS encoding zinc-dependent alcohol dehydrogenase, with the protein MKAAVFHKPGDITCTTVPDPTIENAGDVILKVTATAICGSDLHILDGGIPQAKDMVMGHEFMGIVEEVGPSVKNLKRGDRVVVPFPIACGHCFFCTHGASPHCENSNHEHYGPEGGLVDQKGGALFGYTDLYGGYSGGQAEYVRVPYADVSPRIVPDNMTDEQVLFLSDIFPTGWSAIDWAQLKGGEVVAIFGSGPVGLMAQKAAWLNGASRVIAIDPLNYRLARAKQANKVETLNPHEVDVVEAIREMTGGRGADVCVDAVGFEAERSFLDKVKATINFEKGTMKVIETCFKAVRRGGTVSIVGVYGTPFDNFPVGQMFDKGITIKQGQAQVLNYVDHLIDLIKQEKVVLDDIISHRLPLSQVSHAYDIFKNKQEDCVKVVLNPWA; encoded by the coding sequence ATGAAAGCAGCAGTGTTTCACAAACCGGGTGATATTACCTGTACCACAGTACCAGATCCTACCATTGAAAATGCAGGGGATGTAATTTTAAAAGTAACCGCGACAGCTATTTGCGGCTCTGATCTGCACATTCTTGATGGCGGTATCCCACAGGCGAAAGATATGGTGATGGGTCATGAGTTTATGGGTATTGTAGAAGAAGTTGGCCCATCCGTTAAAAATCTGAAACGTGGTGATAGGGTAGTAGTACCTTTCCCGATTGCTTGCGGGCATTGTTTCTTTTGTACCCATGGCGCTTCGCCGCATTGCGAAAACTCTAACCATGAACATTATGGGCCTGAAGGTGGCCTGGTAGATCAAAAAGGTGGTGCCTTATTTGGTTATACCGATTTATATGGTGGTTATAGCGGAGGCCAGGCCGAGTATGTGCGTGTACCTTATGCCGATGTAAGCCCGCGTATTGTGCCGGATAACATGACCGATGAGCAGGTACTTTTCCTGTCAGATATCTTCCCTACAGGCTGGTCGGCAATTGACTGGGCGCAGTTGAAAGGCGGTGAAGTAGTAGCTATTTTTGGATCTGGTCCGGTAGGCTTAATGGCACAAAAGGCGGCTTGGCTAAACGGTGCAAGTCGCGTAATAGCCATCGACCCGTTAAATTATCGCTTAGCACGCGCTAAACAAGCCAATAAGGTAGAAACCCTGAATCCACACGAAGTTGATGTAGTTGAAGCTATCCGCGAAATGACAGGTGGCCGTGGTGCCGATGTTTGTGTTGATGCTGTAGGTTTCGAGGCCGAACGCTCATTCCTTGATAAGGTTAAAGCAACCATCAACTTTGAGAAGGGGACCATGAAAGTGATTGAAACTTGCTTCAAAGCAGTTCGTCGTGGCGGTACCGTAAGCATTGTAGGTGTATACGGCACGCCTTTTGATAATTTCCCTGTTGGGCAAATGTTTGATAAGGGTATTACTATTAAACAAGGCCAGGCACAGGTACTAAACTATGTAGATCACCTGATCGATTTAATCAAACAGGAAAAAGTGGTATTGGATGATATTATATCGCACCGCTTACCGCTCAGCCAGGTATCCCATGCTTATGACATTTTCAAAAATAAGCAGGAAGACTGTGTTAAAGTAGTACTTAACCCCTGGGCATAA
- a CDS encoding glycoside hydrolase family 3 N-terminal domain-containing protein, with product MTRFTKICSLMLFGSVSLMAQSKKAVVASASPLDKKVDALIAGMTLEEKVGQMTEVTLDVVSKTGAPTHQLDVFKLKEAIEKYHVGSILNVSGTAYTREHWHDVIVSIQAEAAKDRLKIPVIYGIDAIHGVTYTVGSTLFPHEIAMAATFNKDLAYKAGEITAYETRASYIPWNYSPVLDLGKNALWPRIYETFGEDPYVVKTMGASIIKGYQGNDIGDKYHVAACMKHYLGYSAPLSGKDRTPAWIPDRYMREYFLPSFAEAVKAGAKTLMINSGEINGIPVHSSKYLLTDVLRGELKFDGIAVTDWRDIQYLYTRHHVASSQKEAVMIAVNAGVDMSMVPYEYTFFDYLVQLVHEGKVPMWRVNQAVHRILKVKYELGLFDRPVGNPDDYPKFGSEEFRASSVQAAREAITLLKNNNNVLPLKKGVRVLVTGPTANTMRSLNGGWSYTWQGDVSDKFAADKNTILEAIQKKVGNDNVTYQEGSKFDTLTNVEETIKAAKKSDVIVLCLGELSYTENVGNIDDLNLPDAQIQLATELAKTGKPVILVLAEGRPRIMTKADNLSAATVMTYLSGNEGGDALADILFGDVNPSGRLPITYPRYANALVNYYRKNLENGNSDDSHGYNPLYEFGYGLSYTTFRYGNVHLNNPDLKDGQTLKISVDVTNSGQREGKESVLLFISQLYASVSPDTKRLRGFDKISLKPGETKTVSFNITPADLAFINDESKSVTEPGEFKIQLGDQTQSFNYVSAKPVAARTGKL from the coding sequence ATGACAAGATTTACAAAAATCTGCAGCCTCATGTTATTCGGCTCGGTCAGCCTGATGGCCCAGTCTAAGAAAGCTGTAGTGGCATCGGCAAGCCCACTCGATAAAAAAGTAGACGCTTTAATTGCCGGGATGACACTCGAAGAAAAAGTAGGCCAGATGACCGAAGTAACCCTCGATGTGGTATCAAAAACCGGGGCACCTACTCACCAGCTGGATGTTTTTAAACTAAAAGAAGCTATCGAGAAATATCACGTAGGTTCTATATTAAACGTTAGCGGTACAGCTTATACACGCGAGCATTGGCACGATGTTATCGTATCCATACAAGCAGAGGCGGCTAAAGATCGCTTGAAAATCCCGGTGATTTATGGCATCGATGCCATTCACGGCGTTACGTATACGGTAGGCAGTACGCTATTTCCGCATGAGATTGCGATGGCAGCTACATTTAATAAAGATCTGGCTTACAAGGCAGGCGAAATTACGGCTTATGAAACCCGTGCAAGTTATATCCCATGGAATTATTCGCCGGTGTTGGACTTAGGTAAAAATGCCCTGTGGCCACGTATTTACGAAACCTTTGGCGAAGACCCTTATGTGGTTAAAACTATGGGCGCATCTATTATTAAAGGTTACCAGGGGAATGATATTGGCGATAAATATCACGTTGCTGCTTGTATGAAACATTACCTGGGCTACAGTGCACCATTAAGCGGTAAAGACCGTACCCCGGCCTGGATCCCGGATCGTTACATGCGCGAGTACTTTTTGCCATCATTTGCCGAAGCTGTTAAGGCAGGTGCAAAAACATTAATGATCAATTCCGGCGAAATTAACGGTATCCCCGTGCACAGCAGCAAATATTTACTGACTGACGTTTTGCGCGGCGAATTGAAATTTGATGGTATTGCTGTTACCGACTGGAGAGATATTCAATACCTGTACACCCGCCACCACGTAGCATCCTCACAAAAAGAAGCGGTGATGATTGCCGTTAATGCCGGTGTGGATATGAGCATGGTGCCTTACGAGTATACTTTCTTCGATTACCTGGTACAATTGGTACACGAAGGCAAAGTGCCGATGTGGCGTGTTAACCAAGCCGTACACCGTATCCTGAAAGTGAAGTATGAGTTAGGCTTATTCGATCGCCCGGTTGGTAACCCGGATGATTATCCAAAATTTGGATCAGAGGAGTTCCGTGCATCAAGTGTGCAGGCAGCGCGCGAAGCTATCACGCTTTTAAAGAACAACAACAATGTATTGCCGCTTAAAAAAGGCGTGAGAGTTTTGGTAACCGGCCCAACAGCTAATACCATGCGTTCATTAAACGGTGGCTGGAGCTATACCTGGCAGGGCGATGTGAGCGATAAGTTTGCTGCCGATAAAAATACCATATTGGAAGCTATCCAGAAAAAAGTAGGCAATGATAATGTAACTTACCAGGAAGGATCTAAATTCGACACTTTGACCAATGTTGAAGAAACGATCAAGGCCGCTAAAAAGTCAGATGTGATTGTGCTTTGTTTGGGCGAGTTATCGTATACCGAAAACGTAGGTAATATTGATGACTTGAACTTACCTGATGCACAAATTCAACTGGCTACCGAACTGGCTAAGACCGGCAAACCTGTAATATTGGTATTGGCCGAAGGCCGCCCGCGTATCATGACTAAGGCTGATAACCTTTCTGCTGCTACTGTGATGACTTACCTCTCAGGCAACGAAGGCGGTGATGCCCTTGCTGATATTTTGTTCGGCGACGTAAACCCTTCGGGCAGGTTGCCTATTACTTATCCGAGGTATGCCAACGCGCTGGTTAATTACTATCGCAAAAACTTAGAGAATGGTAACTCGGATGATAGCCACGGTTACAATCCGTTATATGAGTTTGGTTATGGTTTAAGCTATACTACTTTCCGTTACGGTAATGTACACCTGAACAACCCTGATTTGAAAGATGGGCAGACTTTAAAAATCTCTGTCGATGTAACCAACAGCGGTCAACGTGAAGGTAAGGAGTCGGTGTTATTGTTCATCAGTCAGTTGTATGCCAGCGTATCACCAGATACCAAACGTTTACGTGGATTCGACAAGATCAGCCTGAAACCGGGTGAAACTAAAACGGTAAGCTTTAACATTACCCCGGCCGATCTGGCTTTTATTAATGATGAAAGCAAATCGGTAACCGAACCGGGCGAGTTTAAGATCCAATTGGGCGATCAAACTCAAAGCTTTAACTACGTGTCGGCAAAACCGGTTGCGGCGCGTACCGGTAAATTGTAA
- a CDS encoding glycoside hydrolase family 9 protein, with product MKFRSKFSLITACLASLLAFNQANAQNADSIRLNQIGFYPNAPKKAIILNTDRGAFYIETGAGKKVFTGSVSRSVSKAFNGKYTGIANFSALNTPGTYKLVIPQKVESYTFSISNNALKSVADGAIKGFYYIRASTELKEQYAGKWYRAAGHPDDKVLIHSSAASKDRKEGTVISSPGGWYDAGDYNKYIVNSGISTATLLSLYEDFPAYMQTVKLNIPESNDKLPDVLNEVLWNLRWMLTMQDPADGGVYHKLTNAAFDGMVMPDQTSTPRYVVQKGTAATLDFAAVMAQASRIFAKYPQQLPGLADSCQKAAIHAWEWAVKNPTVLYNQDKMNKTKKPQINTGAYGDNKVDDEFVWAACELLVTTKNNIYTPYIKLVPVEAITVPTWSDVRTMGYYTLLKHEDIVLTTSFNELPGLEIDFLKFADNLVAGASDDAYQTVIDKSAKNFGWGSNSVAANQGMALILAYKLNGDQKYLDNALANLDYLLGRNGTGYCYLTGFGDKQVMHPHHRPSVADGIEEPVPGLLAGGPNPGMQDKIPTASKVPDEAYIDDDRAYAVNEIAINWNAPFVYLANAIQAIESVTKKNRK from the coding sequence ATGAAATTTAGAAGCAAGTTTTCGCTTATAACTGCTTGTTTAGCTTCGCTGCTGGCATTTAATCAAGCCAATGCCCAAAACGCCGATAGTATCCGTTTAAACCAGATTGGCTTTTACCCCAACGCCCCAAAAAAAGCGATTATTTTAAATACCGATCGCGGTGCTTTTTATATCGAGACCGGAGCCGGTAAAAAGGTATTTACGGGCAGCGTCAGCCGTTCAGTAAGTAAGGCCTTTAATGGAAAATATACTGGCATCGCCAATTTCTCTGCACTAAATACTCCCGGAACCTATAAACTCGTTATCCCGCAAAAAGTAGAATCTTATACTTTTTCTATCTCCAACAATGCACTTAAAAGTGTGGCCGATGGTGCTATCAAAGGTTTCTACTACATCAGGGCTTCCACAGAATTGAAGGAACAGTATGCCGGCAAATGGTACAGGGCGGCAGGCCATCCCGATGATAAGGTATTGATCCATTCTTCAGCTGCCAGTAAAGATCGTAAAGAGGGAACAGTGATCTCATCGCCCGGTGGCTGGTATGATGCAGGCGATTATAACAAGTATATTGTAAACAGCGGAATTTCTACTGCAACGCTATTATCGTTGTATGAGGATTTTCCGGCCTATATGCAAACTGTAAAGCTGAACATCCCGGAAAGCAACGATAAACTGCCCGATGTTTTAAACGAAGTGCTCTGGAACCTGCGCTGGATGCTTACTATGCAAGACCCTGCCGATGGCGGCGTTTACCACAAACTAACTAACGCCGCATTTGATGGCATGGTTATGCCCGACCAAACCAGCACACCCCGTTATGTAGTGCAGAAAGGCACAGCTGCCACTTTAGATTTTGCCGCGGTTATGGCTCAGGCGAGTCGCATCTTTGCCAAATATCCGCAGCAGTTACCCGGGCTGGCAGATTCGTGCCAGAAAGCAGCCATACACGCCTGGGAATGGGCTGTGAAAAATCCAACTGTGCTGTACAATCAGGATAAAATGAATAAGACCAAAAAGCCCCAGATTAATACCGGGGCTTATGGCGATAATAAAGTAGATGACGAATTTGTATGGGCGGCCTGCGAATTATTAGTCACCACAAAAAATAATATTTATACCCCGTATATTAAGTTAGTACCGGTTGAAGCCATAACTGTACCTACCTGGAGTGATGTACGCACTATGGGCTATTACACACTGCTGAAGCATGAGGATATTGTATTAACTACTTCCTTTAATGAATTACCGGGGCTTGAAATCGATTTTCTGAAATTTGCAGATAATCTGGTTGCCGGCGCGAGTGATGATGCTTATCAAACTGTAATAGATAAATCTGCCAAAAACTTTGGATGGGGGAGTAACTCCGTAGCAGCTAACCAGGGGATGGCTTTGATATTGGCTTATAAATTGAATGGCGATCAGAAATATCTGGACAATGCCCTCGCCAATCTCGATTATCTTTTAGGCCGAAATGGTACGGGCTATTGTTACTTAACCGGCTTTGGCGATAAACAGGTGATGCACCCGCACCACAGGCCATCTGTTGCCGATGGGATAGAGGAGCCGGTTCCGGGTTTACTGGCAGGCGGACCCAATCCTGGTATGCAGGATAAAATACCTACGGCATCAAAAGTACCTGACGAAGCTTATATCGACGACGACCGCGCGTATGCCGTAAATGAAATTGCCATCAACTGGAATGCACCGTTTGTATACCTGGCCAATGCGATACAAGCGATAGAAAGCGTCACGAAGAAAAACAGGAAATAA
- a CDS encoding porin family protein, giving the protein MKKITLLLVVLVGMTINMASAQLLPTFQFGIKGGVNLSNISTSGNVFNNLNTDNRAGFLGGVWARIGGAGLHFQPELYYTSKNVTFKNDAGAYDKAEFKSIDVPLLIGTRFGVPALGVRINTGPLVSFAIDKNQDIHGALTEASDLHYKDQNYAWQFGAGVDIKSISFDLRYELGLSKVDNFADDGHAKINMFNLTVAYRLFGL; this is encoded by the coding sequence ATGAAAAAAATTACTTTACTATTGGTTGTGCTTGTGGGCATGACGATTAATATGGCATCAGCCCAACTGCTGCCAACGTTTCAATTTGGGATTAAGGGAGGCGTAAACCTTTCTAATATTTCAACATCGGGTAATGTATTCAATAATTTAAATACCGATAACCGTGCAGGTTTTTTAGGCGGTGTATGGGCAAGGATAGGCGGCGCAGGTTTGCACTTCCAGCCCGAGCTTTATTACACCAGCAAAAATGTAACTTTTAAAAACGATGCAGGCGCTTATGATAAAGCCGAATTTAAAAGCATCGATGTGCCTTTGTTAATAGGCACCCGCTTTGGAGTACCTGCTTTAGGAGTGCGTATAAATACTGGCCCGCTGGTTTCTTTTGCAATTGATAAAAATCAGGATATTCATGGTGCACTTACTGAAGCTTCTGATCTGCATTATAAAGATCAGAACTATGCCTGGCAGTTTGGCGCAGGTGTAGATATCAAGAGTATTTCCTTCGATCTGCGTTACGAGTTAGGTTTAAGCAAGGTTGATAATTTTGCTGATGATGGCCACGCTAAAATCAACATGTTTAACCTTACTGTTGCTTACCGCTTGTTTGGTTTATAA
- a CDS encoding response regulator transcription factor: MPSNILVKNKHLILYGTALAVLLLLLKWLEYRLILVDYAFEAYAGAIAIFFTALGIWLALKLTKPKVKTVVVEKHVYIENTTDEFAINQNELERLNLSKRELEVLQLMADGLSNQEISDRLFVSLNTIKTHSAKLFEKMEVKRRTQAVEMAKRLCLIP; this comes from the coding sequence ATGCCCTCCAATATATTGGTAAAAAACAAACACCTCATATTGTACGGAACCGCACTGGCCGTATTATTATTGCTATTGAAGTGGCTGGAATATCGCCTGATATTGGTTGATTACGCTTTTGAGGCTTATGCCGGTGCCATCGCTATATTTTTTACTGCATTGGGCATTTGGCTGGCACTTAAACTTACCAAGCCTAAAGTAAAAACGGTAGTGGTAGAAAAGCATGTTTATATTGAGAATACAACAGATGAGTTTGCGATCAATCAAAACGAATTAGAACGGCTAAACCTAAGTAAACGCGAGCTTGAGGTATTACAATTAATGGCCGACGGCTTAAGTAACCAGGAAATATCCGACCGCTTATTTGTTTCCTTAAATACCATCAAAACGCATTCGGCAAAACTTTTTGAAAAGATGGAGGTAAAACGCCGCACCCAGGCTGTTGAAATGGCTAAAAGGCTTTGCCTTATACCTTAG
- a CDS encoding DUF4199 domain-containing protein — MKKIVFVFGSIAGLIFIVWMAFIYTACYDHPDTQANMWLGYGSMIVAFSFVFVGIKSYRDKYNNGHIAFWKAFQVGLYITLIASTIYVLAWLVDYYVFMPDFMDKYVAHTLAQAKSHGASAAELDKQRASMASYIQMYKSPFGVIVLTYLEVLPVGLVITLIAALILKRSNKQQPIIA; from the coding sequence ATGAAAAAGATTGTATTTGTTTTCGGATCAATAGCCGGGTTAATTTTCATCGTGTGGATGGCCTTTATTTATACAGCCTGTTACGATCATCCCGATACACAGGCCAACATGTGGCTGGGCTACGGATCAATGATTGTGGCCTTCTCCTTTGTATTTGTGGGCATAAAAAGCTACAGGGATAAATATAATAATGGCCATATCGCTTTCTGGAAAGCATTTCAGGTGGGGCTTTATATTACGCTTATTGCATCAACCATTTATGTGCTGGCCTGGCTGGTTGACTACTACGTTTTTATGCCTGATTTTATGGATAAATACGTTGCCCACACCCTTGCCCAGGCTAAAAGCCACGGGGCAAGCGCAGCAGAACTTGATAAGCAAAGGGCATCAATGGCAAGCTACATACAGATGTATAAAAGCCCGTTTGGGGTTATTGTACTTACTTACCTGGAGGTTTTACCTGTGGGGTTGGTAATAACTTTAATTGCCGCATTAATATTAAAACGATCTAACAAGCAACAACCAATTATAGCTTAA
- a CDS encoding VOC family protein, with amino-acid sequence MKKVTGIGGIFFKCDDPKAMNEWYTKNLGLENKGYGATFDWREDEDPSKKGSTTWSTFPQDTKHFNPSTKPFMINYRVENLVDLLAELKKDNVTIVDEIAEYEYGKFAHILDPEGNMIELWEPADESDEENTAG; translated from the coding sequence ATGAAAAAAGTAACAGGCATTGGCGGCATATTTTTTAAATGCGACGATCCGAAAGCGATGAACGAATGGTACACCAAAAACCTTGGATTGGAGAATAAAGGCTATGGAGCAACTTTTGACTGGCGAGAGGATGAAGACCCATCGAAAAAGGGATCTACAACATGGAGTACCTTTCCGCAGGATACCAAGCATTTCAATCCTTCAACCAAACCGTTTATGATCAACTACCGGGTTGAAAACCTGGTTGATTTGTTAGCAGAGCTAAAAAAAGACAATGTGACCATTGTTGATGAGATTGCAGAATATGAGTACGGCAAGTTCGCCCATATCCTCGACCCGGAAGGCAACATGATTGAGCTTTGGGAACCCGCAGATGAATCTGACGAAGAAAATACAGCCGGATAA
- a CDS encoding TolC family protein — protein sequence MRYFKYILFALTLCSSVPAFSQTDSLYTLQQCIDIAIKNNLTVKQSELQMDRDRIYWNQARENLLPQVYGDASRSINNGRSLDPTTYTYANQQITNDNYSLNSSLVLLKGLSLMNSIKQTSLAYQAGKLDFQQAKNDITLNVITTYLQALENEDQISLTQTQIELSQQSLDRLNILNKDGSISPSDVTDARGQLATNKLSLIDARNSMYAQKLNLLQLMNVPYNRNVKLQRLSADELPAQYKLTVDEVYNNALNDYPMVKAADLRLKSTDKEVAAAKGIYYPTLTVGGGLSSYYSSFDNTGYHSQINNNYNYGVNIGLHIPILNFFQTRNNVALAKIDRLNALYTTQTTKITLKKNVDQAYVNMTLAYERYQTLVEQVDAYTQSFKVAETKFNAGVITSVDYITIRGFMDRANLSLISARYDYFIRIKILDYYQGKLAL from the coding sequence ATGAGATACTTTAAATACATATTATTTGCGCTAACCCTTTGCTCATCTGTTCCGGCTTTTAGTCAAACTGATAGTCTGTACACCCTACAACAATGTATCGACATCGCCATAAAAAATAACCTTACTGTTAAGCAAAGCGAGCTGCAAATGGACCGCGATAGGATCTACTGGAACCAGGCCCGCGAAAACCTGCTACCACAGGTATACGGCGATGCATCGCGCAGCATTAACAATGGCCGCAGTTTAGACCCTACAACCTACACTTACGCTAACCAGCAGATTACGAATGATAACTACAGCCTTAACAGTAGTCTGGTGTTATTAAAAGGGTTAAGCCTGATGAATAGCATTAAGCAAACTTCATTGGCTTACCAGGCTGGTAAACTCGATTTTCAACAGGCCAAAAATGATATTACTTTAAACGTAATTACCACTTATCTGCAGGCTTTGGAGAATGAAGATCAGATTTCGTTAACACAAACACAGATAGAGCTTTCGCAACAATCGTTAGACAGGTTAAACATATTGAACAAGGACGGCAGCATTTCGCCATCAGATGTAACAGATGCCCGCGGACAGTTAGCCACTAATAAATTATCGCTGATAGATGCCCGCAATTCTATGTACGCACAGAAGTTAAACTTGTTGCAGTTGATGAATGTGCCTTATAACAGAAACGTAAAACTACAGCGTTTATCGGCCGATGAATTGCCTGCACAATATAAACTAACGGTTGATGAGGTTTATAACAATGCTTTGAATGATTACCCCATGGTAAAAGCGGCAGACCTGCGTTTAAAAAGTACCGATAAAGAAGTAGCGGCAGCAAAAGGCATTTATTATCCAACATTAACTGTAGGCGGCGGCCTGTCGAGCTATTATTCAAGTTTCGATAATACGGGCTACCATAGCCAGATCAATAACAACTATAATTACGGTGTTAATATTGGTTTACATATCCCGATACTGAATTTCTTTCAAACACGCAATAATGTAGCCCTGGCTAAAATTGATAGGTTGAATGCACTGTATACAACTCAAACCACTAAAATAACTTTAAAGAAAAATGTGGACCAGGCGTATGTAAATATGACATTGGCTTACGAGCGTTATCAGACACTGGTTGAACAGGTTGATGCCTACACCCAATCATTTAAAGTAGCCGAAACCAAGTTTAACGCCGGTGTAATAACCTCGGTTGATTATATCACCATCAGGGGCTTTATGGACCGTGCAAACCTAAGCCTTATTAGCGCACGCTACGATTACTTTATCCGCATTAAAATACTGGATTATTACCAGGGAAAACTGGCGCTATAG
- a CDS encoding ABC transporter ATP-binding protein has product MLSLKNISKYYQAGGNKTYVLNNVSLDVDAGEFVSIMGPSGSGKSTLLNIIGMLDEPSEGYHYFMKEAVHQLKEKARSALYKQYIGFVFQAYHLIDELTVYENIETPLIYQDIKSSERKALVADMLDRFQIVGKKDLFPAQLSGGQQQLVGIARALITKPRLILADEPTGNLNSKQGEEIMELFRKLNKEDKVTIIQVTHSEKNAEYGSRIINVLDGKIDSSRNV; this is encoded by the coding sequence ATGTTATCCTTAAAAAATATCTCTAAATACTATCAGGCCGGTGGCAATAAAACTTATGTGTTAAACAATGTAAGCCTTGATGTTGATGCCGGCGAATTTGTATCAATAATGGGCCCTTCGGGTTCGGGCAAGTCAACCTTGTTAAATATCATCGGTATGCTCGATGAGCCTTCTGAAGGTTATCACTACTTCATGAAAGAAGCTGTTCATCAACTGAAAGAAAAAGCACGTTCGGCTTTATACAAACAATACATCGGTTTCGTTTTCCAGGCTTATCACCTAATTGATGAGCTTACCGTTTACGAAAACATCGAAACCCCGTTAATTTATCAGGACATTAAAAGCAGCGAGCGCAAGGCATTGGTTGCCGATATGCTGGACCGTTTCCAGATCGTGGGTAAGAAAGATCTTTTCCCTGCACAGCTATCAGGCGGCCAACAGCAATTGGTGGGCATTGCCCGTGCACTGATCACCAAGCCCCGTTTAATACTGGCCGATGAGCCTACCGGTAACCTCAATTCAAAACAAGGGGAGGAGATTATGGAGCTTTTCCGCAAGCTGAACAAAGAAGATAAGGTTACCATTATCCAGGTTACCCACAGCGAAAAAAATGCCGAGTACGGTTCGCGCATTATCAATGTGCTGGATGGGAAAATTGATTCATCAAGAAACGTTTAA
- a CDS encoding DUF4097 family beta strand repeat-containing protein, which translates to MKINLILTMLCLGSTVAMAQNDKQTPFLTKSLASYGIKQAFVNTSGGSIQVSGVTDGSARVEVYVNDNHGQQLSKEEAQKRIEKDYTLDIDVHDGEVHATAKSKRESNWGWNNNNISISFKVYVPVKTSTNLNTSGGSIHLDNLSGNEKFETSGGSLHLDHLAGVIKGETSGGSIHVSDSKDNIDLQTSGGSISADNCQGTIRLETSGGSLNLTRLSGSIKANTSGGSVHGDDIGGELITGTSGGSINLSGIDGSLDASTSAGSLHAQFKQVGKYVKLEVSAGHIDLILPAKQGLNLDLRGNTIIKSQLNNFNGDTDKEHLRGTVNGGGAVVRADAGSGRVNLSFN; encoded by the coding sequence ATGAAAATCAACCTTATTTTAACAATGCTTTGCCTGGGCAGTACTGTGGCCATGGCTCAAAATGATAAACAAACTCCGTTTTTAACTAAATCGCTGGCCAGTTATGGTATTAAACAAGCCTTTGTAAATACTTCGGGTGGCAGCATCCAGGTAAGTGGTGTTACCGATGGTTCGGCACGGGTAGAAGTTTACGTAAATGACAACCATGGCCAGCAATTAAGCAAAGAAGAAGCCCAAAAACGTATTGAGAAAGATTACACTCTTGATATAGACGTTCACGATGGTGAAGTACATGCTACAGCGAAATCGAAGAGAGAAAGTAACTGGGGTTGGAATAATAACAATATCAGCATCTCTTTTAAAGTATATGTGCCGGTAAAAACTTCTACCAATTTAAATACAAGCGGCGGCAGTATCCATCTGGATAATTTATCGGGCAACGAAAAATTTGAAACCAGCGGTGGTAGCCTACACCTCGACCACTTAGCGGGTGTTATTAAAGGTGAAACCAGCGGCGGCAGTATCCATGTATCTGATTCGAAAGATAATATCGATCTGCAAACTAGCGGCGGTAGCATTTCGGCAGATAATTGCCAGGGTACTATCCGTTTAGAAACCAGTGGTGGCTCTTTAAACTTAACCCGTTTAAGTGGCAGTATTAAAGCTAATACCAGTGGTGGCAGCGTACATGGCGACGATATTGGCGGGGAACTAATTACCGGTACATCGGGCGGCAGTATTAACCTAAGCGGTATTGATGGCAGCCTTGATGCATCAACCAGCGCAGGTAGCCTGCATGCGCAATTTAAACAGGTTGGCAAATATGTTAAGCTTGAGGTAAGTGCCGGCCATATAGATTTAATTTTGCCAGCTAAGCAAGGCTTAAACCTCGATTTGCGTGGCAATACTATAATCAAATCGCAATTAAACAACTTTAATGGCGATACGGATAAAGAGCATCTTCGTGGCACTGTAAATGGTGGTGGCGCTGTGGTACGTGCCGATGCAGGCAGCGGCCGTGTAAACTTGTCGTTTAACTAA